Proteins from one Burkholderia oklahomensis C6786 genomic window:
- the gpmA gene encoding 2,3-diphosphoglycerate-dependent phosphoglycerate mutase: MYKLVLIRHGESTWNKENRFTGWVDVDLTEQGNREARQAGQLLKEAGYAFDIAYTSVLKRAIRTLWHVQDQMDLMYVPVVHSWRLNERHYGALSGLNKAETAAKYGDEQVLVWRRSYDTPPPALEPTDERAPYADPRYAKVPREQLPLTECLKDTVARVLPLWNESIAPAVKAGKQVLIAAHGNSLRALIKYLDGISDADIVGLNIPNGVPLVYELDESLRPIRHYYLGDQDAIAKAQAAVAQQGKATAA, from the coding sequence ATGTACAAGCTCGTTCTCATCCGCCACGGCGAATCGACCTGGAACAAGGAAAACCGCTTCACCGGCTGGGTCGACGTCGACCTGACCGAACAAGGCAACCGCGAAGCCCGGCAAGCCGGCCAGCTCCTGAAGGAAGCCGGCTACGCGTTCGACATCGCGTACACGTCGGTGCTGAAGCGCGCGATCCGCACGCTCTGGCACGTGCAGGACCAGATGGATCTGATGTACGTGCCCGTCGTCCACTCGTGGCGGCTGAACGAGCGCCACTACGGCGCGCTGTCGGGCCTCAACAAGGCGGAAACGGCCGCGAAGTACGGCGACGAGCAAGTGCTGGTCTGGCGCCGCAGCTACGACACGCCGCCGCCGGCGCTCGAGCCGACCGACGAGCGCGCGCCGTACGCCGATCCGCGCTACGCGAAGGTGCCGCGCGAGCAGTTGCCGCTCACCGAATGCCTGAAGGACACGGTCGCGCGCGTGCTGCCGCTGTGGAACGAATCGATCGCGCCCGCGGTGAAAGCCGGCAAGCAGGTGCTGATCGCCGCGCACGGCAATTCGCTGCGCGCGCTGATCAAGTATCTCGACGGCATCTCCGATGCGGACATCGTCGGCCTGAACATCCCGAACGGCGTGCCGCTCGTCTACGAGCTCGACGAGAGCCTGCGGCCCATCCGGCACTACTACCTCGGCGACCAGGACGCGATCGCGAAGGCGCAGGCCGCCGTCGCGCAGCAGGGTAAGGCAACCGCGGCGTAA
- a CDS encoding PTS sugar transporter subunit IIA, whose product MAGILIIAHAPLATALRDCIAHIYGGLPARIGCIDVQADNDPVQVMAFAHAELARLKEENGTLVLTDMYGATPANIAGQLAKIEGVRVLAGVNLPMLVRAVCYRTTPLDTLVDKALAGSTKGIHEIAAGTPPPRPSALGCGECAPIPPEPKAQTQPH is encoded by the coding sequence ATGGCAGGCATTCTCATCATCGCGCACGCGCCGCTCGCTACCGCTTTGCGGGACTGCATCGCGCACATCTACGGCGGGTTGCCCGCGCGCATCGGCTGTATCGACGTGCAGGCGGACAATGATCCGGTCCAGGTCATGGCTTTCGCGCACGCGGAACTCGCGCGCCTGAAGGAAGAAAACGGCACGCTCGTGCTGACCGACATGTACGGCGCGACGCCCGCGAACATCGCGGGGCAGCTCGCGAAGATCGAAGGCGTCCGGGTGCTCGCAGGCGTCAATCTGCCGATGCTCGTGCGCGCGGTCTGCTACCGGACGACGCCGCTCGACACGCTCGTCGACAAGGCGCTCGCCGGCTCGACGAAGGGCATCCACGAGATCGCGGCCGGCACGCCGCCGCCACGGCCGAGCGCGCTCGGCTGCGGCGAGTGCGCGCCGATTCCGCCGGAGCCGAAAGCACAGACCCAGCCGCACTGA
- a CDS encoding NAD(P)H-dependent glycerol-3-phosphate dehydrogenase — MKVAVLGAGAWGTALAAHLAARHDTLLWARDAALVAELAARRENVRYLDGVALPPALRYEADLATAVSHAQADDALCVIAAPVAGLRALCRAMRDAGCVPAHFVWVCKGFEADTRLLPHQMVGEALPDHASYGVLSGPSFAREVAQGLPVALTVASASAACRERTLAAFHHGAMRIYTGDDVVGVEVGGAVKNVLAIATGIADGLGLGLNARAALITRGLAEMSRLGVALGGRAETFTGLTGLGDLILTATGDLSRNRTVGLQLAAGRSLDDILAALGHVAEGVRCAHAVLSLARERGVDMPITEAVCAVLFEGVAPRDAVSGLLRRDAKAE; from the coding sequence ATGAAAGTCGCTGTTCTCGGCGCCGGCGCGTGGGGTACCGCGCTCGCGGCGCATCTCGCCGCACGGCACGACACGCTGCTCTGGGCGCGCGACGCCGCGCTCGTGGCGGAACTCGCGGCGCGGCGCGAGAACGTCCGCTACCTGGACGGCGTCGCGCTGCCGCCGGCGCTGCGCTACGAGGCCGATCTCGCGACGGCGGTGTCGCACGCGCAAGCGGACGACGCGCTTTGCGTGATCGCCGCGCCCGTGGCCGGGCTGCGTGCGCTGTGCCGCGCGATGCGCGATGCGGGCTGCGTGCCCGCGCACTTCGTCTGGGTCTGCAAGGGCTTCGAGGCGGACACGCGGCTGCTGCCGCATCAGATGGTCGGCGAAGCACTGCCGGATCACGCCAGCTATGGCGTGCTGTCCGGGCCGAGCTTCGCACGCGAAGTCGCGCAAGGGCTGCCCGTCGCGCTGACGGTCGCGAGCGCGTCGGCCGCGTGCCGCGAGCGCACGCTCGCCGCGTTCCATCACGGCGCGATGCGCATCTACACCGGTGACGATGTCGTCGGCGTCGAGGTCGGCGGCGCGGTGAAGAACGTGCTCGCGATCGCGACGGGCATCGCCGACGGCCTCGGCCTCGGGCTCAACGCGCGCGCGGCGCTCATCACGCGCGGGCTTGCGGAGATGTCGCGCCTGGGCGTCGCGCTCGGCGGCCGCGCGGAGACGTTCACCGGCCTCACGGGCCTGGGCGACCTGATTCTCACGGCGACGGGCGATCTGTCGCGCAACCGGACCGTCGGTTTGCAGCTCGCCGCCGGCCGTTCGCTCGACGACATTCTGGCCGCGCTCGGCCACGTGGCCGAAGGCGTGCGGTGCGCGCACGCGGTGCTGTCGCTCGCGCGCGAGCGCGGGGTCGACATGCCGATCACCGAAGCGGTGTGCGCGGTGCTGTTCGAAGGCGTCGCGCCGCGCGACGCGGTGAGCGGCCTGCTGCGCCGGGACGCGAAGGCCGAATAG
- the gshB gene encoding glutathione synthase produces MDILFIADPLDRFKIYKDSTYAMMAEAARRGHAVYACEPNQLAWTVAGVEADVRRVTIVGDTADLHRDRWYEARAHESRALPSFGAILMRKDPPFDMEYVTSTWLLELAERAGARVFNKPQTIRDHSEKLAIGEFAQFVSPSLVTRDAARLRAFHAEHGDVILKPLDGMGGMGVFRVKPDGMNLGSIIEMLSHDGARSVMVQKFIPEIKAGDKRILLIDGEPVPYSLARIPQGNEVRGNLAAGGVGVAQPLTERDREIAATLGPVLAARGLLLVGLDVIGDWLTEVNVTSPTCFREIMEQTGYDVAGMFVDALECAVG; encoded by the coding sequence ATGGACATTCTCTTTATCGCCGACCCGCTCGACCGCTTCAAGATCTACAAGGACTCGACCTACGCGATGATGGCCGAGGCGGCGCGGCGCGGGCATGCGGTGTACGCGTGCGAGCCGAACCAGCTTGCGTGGACGGTCGCGGGCGTCGAGGCCGACGTGCGCCGCGTGACGATCGTCGGCGACACGGCCGATCTGCATCGCGATCGCTGGTACGAGGCGCGCGCGCACGAGTCGCGCGCGCTGCCGTCGTTCGGCGCGATCCTGATGCGCAAGGATCCGCCGTTCGACATGGAGTACGTGACGTCGACATGGCTGCTCGAGCTCGCCGAGCGCGCGGGCGCGCGCGTGTTCAACAAGCCGCAGACGATCCGCGATCATTCCGAGAAGCTCGCGATCGGCGAGTTTGCGCAGTTCGTCTCGCCGTCGCTCGTCACGCGCGACGCCGCGCGGCTGCGCGCGTTCCACGCCGAGCACGGCGACGTGATCCTGAAGCCGCTCGACGGCATGGGCGGGATGGGCGTGTTCCGCGTGAAGCCGGACGGCATGAACCTGGGCTCGATCATCGAAATGCTGAGCCACGACGGTGCGCGCTCGGTGATGGTGCAGAAGTTCATCCCGGAGATCAAAGCCGGCGACAAGCGGATTCTGCTGATCGACGGCGAGCCGGTGCCGTATTCGCTCGCGCGGATTCCGCAGGGCAACGAGGTGCGCGGCAATCTCGCGGCGGGCGGCGTCGGCGTCGCGCAGCCGCTCACCGAGCGCGACCGCGAGATCGCGGCGACGCTCGGCCCGGTGCTCGCGGCGCGCGGCCTGCTGCTCGTCGGACTCGACGTGATCGGCGACTGGCTGACCGAGGTGAACGTCACGAGCCCGACTTGCTTTCGCGAAATCATGGAGCAGACTGGATACGACGTCGCCGGCATGTTCGTCGACGCATTGGAGTGCGCGGTCGGCTGA
- a CDS encoding HesA/MoeB/ThiF family protein — MNDDQLLRYSRHILVEEIGIEAQQRFLDAHAIVVGAGGLGSPAAMYLAAAGVGTITLVDADTVDLTNLQRQILHVTASVGRKKVESGRDALAQLNPDVKVNAVAERVDDAWLNAHAPQASVVLDCTDNFATRHAINRACVAHRVPLVSGAALRFDGQISTFDFRDPGSPCYACVFPEDQPFEEVACSTMGVFAPTVGIIGAMQAAEALRVIGGIGTTLVGRLMMLDSLRMEWNTMKIARQPDCPVCGAGESH, encoded by the coding sequence ATGAACGACGATCAACTCCTCCGCTATTCCCGCCACATCCTCGTCGAAGAAATCGGCATCGAAGCGCAGCAGCGCTTTCTCGACGCGCATGCGATCGTCGTCGGCGCGGGCGGGCTCGGGTCGCCCGCGGCGATGTATCTCGCGGCGGCGGGCGTCGGCACGATCACGCTCGTCGATGCCGATACCGTCGATCTCACGAACCTGCAGCGGCAGATCCTGCACGTGACGGCGTCGGTCGGCCGCAAGAAGGTCGAATCGGGGCGCGACGCGCTCGCGCAGCTCAATCCCGACGTGAAGGTGAACGCGGTCGCCGAGCGCGTCGACGACGCATGGCTGAACGCGCACGCGCCGCAAGCGAGCGTCGTGCTCGACTGCACCGACAACTTCGCGACGCGCCACGCGATCAACCGCGCGTGCGTCGCGCATCGCGTGCCGCTCGTGTCGGGCGCGGCGCTGCGCTTCGACGGGCAGATCAGCACGTTCGACTTCCGCGATCCGGGCTCGCCGTGCTACGCGTGCGTGTTTCCGGAAGATCAGCCGTTCGAGGAAGTCGCGTGCTCGACGATGGGCGTGTTCGCGCCGACTGTCGGCATCATCGGCGCGATGCAGGCAGCCGAGGCATTGCGCGTGATCGGCGGAATCGGCACGACGCTCGTCGGCAGGCTGATGATGCTCGACTCGCTGCGGATGGAATGGAACACGATGAAGATCGCGCGACAGCCGGATTGCCCGGTGTGCGGCGCGGGGGAATCGCATTGA
- the ptsP gene encoding phosphoenolpyruvate--protein phosphotransferase: protein MIKEVRVSFTLHGIPVSRGIAIGRAYLIAPAALDVAHYLIEAERIEAEIERFRAALEAVRGELDALRADLTDETPTEVAAFIDVHAMILGDALLVQETIDLIRARRYNVEWALTEQLDVLASHFDDIEDEYLRERKADIEQVVERVLKALAGAPSAAQALDRAAGNGRDEMIVVAHDIAPADMMQFKTQSFQAFVTDLGGRTSHTAIVARSLGIPAAVGVQHASALIRQDDLIIVDGDQGIVIVDPAPIVLEEYSYRQSEKALEQRKLQRLKFSPAQTLCGAKIDLLANIELPDDAKAAVDAGAVGVGLFRSEFLFMSKNRMPEEEEQFAAYKRAVELMRGMPVTIRTIDVGADKPLDTHDEGYETAPNPALGLRAIRWSLSEPQMFLTQLRAILRASAFGQVKILVPMLAHAQEIDQTLDLISEAKRQLDAAGLAYDPNVRVGAMIEIPAAAIALPLFLKRVDFLSIGTNDLIQYTLAIDRADNAVAHLYDPLHPAVLHLIAFTLREAKRAGVPVSVCGEMAGDPALTRLLLGMGLTEFSMHPSQLLVVKQEILRAHLKALEKPTADVLAAFEPEEVQAALTRLASAEPRADVAA, encoded by the coding sequence GTGATCAAGGAGGTGCGCGTGTCCTTCACGCTGCATGGGATTCCCGTTTCAAGAGGCATCGCGATCGGACGAGCATATCTGATCGCGCCGGCGGCGCTCGACGTCGCCCATTATCTGATCGAGGCCGAGCGGATCGAGGCCGAGATCGAGCGCTTCCGCGCGGCGCTCGAAGCGGTGCGCGGCGAGCTCGATGCGCTGCGCGCCGATTTGACCGACGAGACGCCGACCGAAGTCGCCGCGTTCATCGACGTGCACGCGATGATCCTCGGCGACGCGCTGCTCGTGCAGGAAACCATCGACCTCATCCGCGCGCGCCGCTACAACGTCGAATGGGCGCTGACCGAGCAGCTCGACGTGCTCGCCAGCCACTTCGACGACATCGAGGACGAATACCTGCGCGAGCGCAAGGCCGACATCGAGCAGGTCGTCGAGCGGGTGCTGAAGGCGCTCGCGGGCGCGCCGTCCGCCGCGCAGGCGCTCGACCGGGCCGCGGGCAACGGCCGCGACGAGATGATCGTCGTCGCGCACGACATCGCGCCCGCCGACATGATGCAGTTCAAGACGCAGTCGTTCCAGGCGTTCGTCACCGACTTGGGCGGACGCACGTCGCACACGGCGATCGTCGCGCGCAGCCTCGGCATTCCGGCCGCGGTCGGCGTCCAGCACGCGAGCGCGCTGATCCGCCAGGACGATCTCATCATCGTCGACGGCGACCAGGGGATCGTGATCGTCGATCCCGCGCCGATCGTGCTCGAGGAATACTCGTACCGGCAATCGGAAAAGGCGCTCGAGCAGCGCAAGCTGCAGCGGCTGAAGTTCTCGCCCGCGCAAACGCTCTGCGGCGCGAAGATCGATTTGCTCGCGAACATCGAGCTGCCCGACGACGCGAAGGCTGCCGTCGACGCGGGCGCGGTGGGCGTCGGCCTGTTCCGCTCGGAGTTCCTGTTCATGAGCAAGAACCGGATGCCGGAGGAAGAGGAGCAGTTCGCCGCGTACAAGCGCGCGGTCGAGCTGATGCGCGGGATGCCCGTCACGATCCGCACGATCGACGTCGGCGCGGACAAGCCGCTCGACACGCACGACGAAGGCTACGAGACCGCGCCGAACCCGGCGCTCGGCTTGCGCGCGATCCGCTGGAGCCTGTCGGAGCCGCAGATGTTCCTGACGCAGCTGCGCGCGATCCTGCGCGCGTCGGCGTTCGGCCAGGTCAAGATCCTGGTGCCGATGCTCGCGCACGCGCAGGAGATCGACCAGACGCTCGACCTCATCAGCGAGGCGAAGCGGCAGCTCGACGCGGCGGGGCTCGCGTACGATCCGAACGTGCGCGTCGGCGCGATGATCGAGATTCCGGCTGCGGCGATCGCACTGCCGCTGTTCTTGAAGCGCGTCGATTTCCTGTCGATCGGCACCAACGATCTGATCCAGTACACGCTCGCGATCGACCGCGCGGACAACGCGGTCGCGCATCTGTACGATCCGCTGCATCCGGCGGTGCTGCATCTGATCGCGTTCACGCTGCGCGAGGCGAAGCGCGCGGGCGTGCCGGTGTCGGTGTGCGGTGAGATGGCGGGCGATCCGGCGTTGACGCGCCTGCTGCTCGGCATGGGGCTCACCGAGTTCTCGATGCATCCGAGCCAGTTGCTCGTCGTGAAGCAGGAGATCCTGCGCGCGCATCTGAAGGCGCTCGAGAAGCCGACCGCGGACGTGCTCGCGGCGTTCGAGCCGGAGGAAGTGCAGGCGGCGCTCACGCGGCTCGCGAGCGCCGAGCCGCGGGCGGACGTCGCGGCTTGA
- a CDS encoding HPr family phosphocarrier protein, whose product MLQQETTIVNKLGLHARASAKLTQLAGNFQSEVWMTRNGRRINAKSIMGVMMLAAGIGSTVTIETEGPDEREAMDALLKLIADKFGEGQ is encoded by the coding sequence ATGCTTCAACAAGAAACGACCATCGTGAACAAATTGGGGCTCCATGCGCGCGCGTCGGCCAAGCTCACGCAGCTCGCGGGCAATTTTCAGTCGGAAGTCTGGATGACGCGCAACGGTCGCCGGATCAACGCGAAGAGCATCATGGGCGTCATGATGCTCGCGGCGGGCATCGGCAGCACGGTGACGATCGAGACCGAAGGGCCGGACGAGCGGGAGGCGATGGACGCGCTCCTCAAATTGATTGCCGACAAATTCGGCGAAGGGCAGTAA
- the secB gene encoding protein-export chaperone SecB, whose amino-acid sequence MSDVENQPFFNIQRIYLKDLSLEQPNSPAIFLEQEMPAVEVEVDVKAERLADTVYEIIVAGTVTAKVREKVAFLVEAKQAGIFDIRNIPAEQIDPLCGIACPTILFPYLRSNIADSITRAGFPPIHLAEINFQALYEQRLAEISQQQQGGAPNGTTLN is encoded by the coding sequence ATGTCCGACGTCGAAAACCAACCGTTCTTCAACATCCAGCGCATCTACCTGAAGGATCTGTCGCTCGAGCAGCCGAATTCGCCTGCGATCTTCCTCGAGCAGGAGATGCCGGCCGTTGAAGTCGAAGTCGACGTGAAGGCCGAGCGCCTCGCCGACACCGTCTACGAGATCATCGTCGCGGGCACCGTCACCGCGAAGGTGCGCGAGAAGGTCGCGTTCCTCGTCGAGGCGAAGCAGGCAGGCATCTTCGACATCCGCAACATCCCGGCCGAGCAGATCGATCCGCTCTGCGGCATCGCATGTCCGACGATCCTGTTCCCGTACCTGCGCTCGAACATCGCCGATTCGATCACGCGCGCGGGCTTCCCGCCGATCCATCTCGCCGAGATCAACTTCCAGGCGCTCTACGAGCAGCGTCTCGCGGAAATCTCGCAGCAGCAGCAAGGCGGCGCGCCGAACGGCACGACGCTGAACTGA
- a CDS encoding rhodanese-like domain-containing protein, whose protein sequence is MTFFTDYTNLALIAILVVSGGLLAWPALRRGGGGLSAAEATQLINRRNAIVVDLRPAAEYGAGHLPSARSVEFGELQAKAGQLAKNKGTPVLLVCQNGQQSQKARKIVEDAGYQDVHVLQGGLSAWQQAGMPVVK, encoded by the coding sequence GTGACGTTCTTCACCGATTACACGAACCTCGCGCTCATCGCGATCCTGGTGGTTTCCGGCGGCCTCCTCGCATGGCCCGCGCTGCGGCGCGGAGGCGGCGGCCTGTCGGCCGCGGAGGCGACCCAACTGATCAACCGCCGCAACGCGATCGTCGTCGATCTGCGTCCGGCGGCCGAGTACGGCGCGGGCCATCTGCCGTCCGCGCGCTCCGTCGAGTTCGGCGAGCTGCAGGCGAAGGCCGGCCAGCTCGCAAAGAACAAGGGCACGCCCGTGCTGCTCGTGTGCCAGAACGGTCAGCAGTCGCAAAAGGCGCGCAAGATCGTCGAGGATGCGGGCTACCAGGACGTCCACGTGCTGCAGGGCGGCCTGAGCGCGTGGCAGCAAGCCGGCATGCCGGTCGTCAAATAA
- the gshA gene encoding glutamate--cysteine ligase, producing the protein MVPHLVTALNGPLLELERKILDATPAIERWFRLEWQEHTPPFYCSVDLRNAGFKLAPVDANLFPGAFNNLPPEVLPLAVQAAMAAIEKICPDAKNLLVIPELPTRNAFYLENVARLATIMRQAGLNVRFGSLDPSISDVTPITLADGQKIVLEPLERTPRRLGLKNFDPCSILLNNDLSAGIPSVLENLHEQYLLPPLHAGWAVRRKSTHFSCYDDVAKKFAKMVGVDPWMLNPYFAHVEGVDWHEGDGGEALADAIDAVLKKIARKYREYGIGEKPYVVVKADAGTAGRGVMTVHDASEIGRMTKHERAQMAESKAGVPVRDVIVQEGVYTFERIGDEVAEPVVYMIDRYVVGGFYRTHGARERDQNLNAPGMHYVPLGFEHTALPDTHAKPGAAPPNRFYMYGVVARLGLLASSVELEKTDPEAIQV; encoded by the coding sequence ATGGTTCCCCATCTCGTTACGGCGTTAAACGGCCCGCTGCTCGAGCTCGAGCGGAAGATCCTCGACGCCACGCCTGCGATCGAACGCTGGTTCAGGCTCGAATGGCAGGAACACACGCCGCCGTTCTATTGTTCGGTCGATCTGCGCAACGCTGGCTTCAAGCTCGCGCCCGTCGACGCGAATCTGTTTCCTGGCGCGTTCAACAACCTGCCGCCCGAAGTGCTGCCGCTCGCCGTGCAGGCGGCGATGGCCGCGATCGAGAAGATCTGCCCGGACGCGAAGAATCTGCTCGTGATCCCCGAGCTGCCGACGCGCAACGCGTTCTATCTCGAGAACGTCGCGCGCCTCGCCACGATCATGCGTCAGGCGGGGCTGAACGTGCGCTTCGGCTCGCTCGATCCGAGCATCTCCGACGTCACGCCGATCACGCTCGCCGACGGCCAGAAGATCGTGCTCGAGCCGCTCGAGCGCACGCCGCGCCGGCTCGGCCTCAAGAACTTCGATCCGTGCTCGATCCTGCTCAACAACGATCTGTCGGCGGGCATCCCGAGCGTGCTCGAGAACCTGCACGAGCAGTATCTGCTGCCGCCGCTGCATGCCGGCTGGGCGGTGCGCCGCAAGTCGACGCACTTTTCCTGCTATGACGACGTCGCGAAGAAGTTCGCGAAGATGGTCGGCGTCGATCCGTGGATGCTCAATCCGTATTTCGCGCACGTCGAAGGCGTCGACTGGCACGAGGGCGACGGCGGCGAAGCGCTCGCCGACGCGATCGACGCGGTGCTCAAGAAGATCGCGCGCAAGTATCGCGAATACGGGATCGGCGAGAAGCCGTACGTCGTCGTGAAGGCGGATGCGGGCACGGCGGGGCGCGGCGTGATGACCGTGCACGACGCGTCCGAGATCGGCCGGATGACGAAGCACGAGCGCGCGCAGATGGCCGAATCGAAGGCGGGCGTGCCGGTGCGCGACGTGATCGTGCAGGAAGGCGTCTACACGTTCGAGCGGATCGGCGACGAAGTGGCCGAGCCCGTCGTCTACATGATCGACCGCTACGTGGTGGGCGGGTTCTACCGCACACACGGCGCGCGCGAACGCGACCAGAATCTGAACGCGCCCGGCATGCACTACGTGCCGCTCGGCTTCGAGCACACGGCGCTGCCGGACACGCACGCGAAGCCCGGCGCGGCGCCGCCGAACCGCTTCTACATGTATGGCGTCGTCGCACGGCTCGGGCTGCTCGCGTCGTCGGTCGAGCTCGAGAAGACCGACCCGGAAGCGATCCAGGTGTGA
- the grxC gene encoding glutaredoxin 3, which produces MNKVVMYSTQVCPYCIQAERLLKLRGVEHVEKVLIDKAPERRAEMMERTGRRTVPQIYIGDTHVGGYDDLSKLDREGGLKPLLEAA; this is translated from the coding sequence GTGAACAAAGTGGTCATGTACAGCACGCAGGTGTGCCCGTATTGCATCCAGGCCGAGCGGCTGCTCAAGCTGCGCGGCGTCGAGCACGTTGAGAAAGTGCTGATCGACAAGGCGCCGGAGCGTCGCGCCGAAATGATGGAGCGCACCGGCCGCCGCACCGTGCCGCAGATCTACATCGGCGACACCCACGTCGGCGGCTACGACGACCTGTCGAAGCTCGACCGCGAAGGCGGCCTGAAGCCGCTCCTCGAAGCCGCCTGA
- a CDS encoding S41 family peptidase, with translation MRMKLKNIGLIAAGLATGVFATLQISASAQQAVTTAAAPLPLDQLRLFAEVFGQIKREYVEPVDDKKLLTAAIKGMVSSLDPHSSYLDKTDYQELQEQTKGRFAGLGIEISQEDGLVKVISPIEDTPAFRAGIRPGDLITRINDRPVRGMTLDKAVKQMRGEPGTKVTLTIFRKSDDRTFPVTVTRALIRVQSVKMKLLDPGYAYIRITSFQERTTPDLAAKLQDIARQQPNLKGLILDLRNNGGGLLQSAVGVAGAFLPPDSVVVSTNGQIPDSKQIYRDNYENYRLPSFDSDPLKSLPPAFKTVPMVVLTNAYSASASEIVAGALQDAHRAVIMGKATFGKGSVQTVRPMTADTALRLTTAYYYTPSGRSIQNKGILPDIPVDQFADGDPDDVLVTREVDYTNHLANTQDPNEKKELEDREQRRMEQLRILEEQNDKKTPEQRQKDRERKPIEFGGADDFMMQQALNKLEGKPVEQSKMLVAESAKGAADKAAGASAPKAASKAAAKPASAAKPASAAKPASAPQPQ, from the coding sequence ATGCGTATGAAATTGAAGAACATCGGCCTGATTGCCGCGGGCCTCGCGACCGGCGTCTTCGCGACGCTGCAAATCTCCGCGTCGGCCCAGCAGGCCGTCACGACGGCCGCCGCGCCGCTGCCGCTCGACCAGTTACGCCTGTTCGCCGAAGTGTTCGGGCAGATCAAGCGCGAATACGTCGAGCCCGTCGATGACAAGAAACTGCTGACCGCGGCGATCAAGGGCATGGTGTCGAGCCTCGACCCGCACTCGTCCTATCTCGACAAAACCGATTACCAGGAGTTGCAGGAGCAGACGAAGGGCCGCTTCGCCGGACTCGGCATCGAAATCTCGCAGGAAGACGGCCTCGTCAAGGTGATCTCGCCGATCGAAGACACGCCCGCGTTCCGCGCCGGCATCCGTCCGGGCGACCTGATCACCCGCATCAACGATCGCCCGGTGCGCGGCATGACGCTCGACAAGGCGGTCAAGCAGATGCGCGGCGAACCCGGCACGAAGGTCACGCTGACGATCTTCCGCAAGAGCGACGACCGCACGTTCCCCGTCACGGTCACGCGCGCGTTGATCCGCGTGCAGAGCGTGAAGATGAAGCTGCTCGATCCGGGCTACGCGTACATCCGCATCACGAGCTTCCAGGAGCGCACGACGCCCGATCTCGCCGCGAAGCTGCAGGACATCGCGCGCCAGCAGCCGAACCTGAAGGGCCTGATCCTCGATCTGCGCAACAACGGCGGCGGCCTGCTGCAGAGCGCCGTCGGCGTCGCGGGCGCGTTCCTGCCGCCGGATTCCGTCGTCGTGTCGACGAACGGCCAGATCCCCGATTCGAAGCAGATCTATCGCGACAACTACGAGAACTACCGGCTGCCGTCGTTCGATTCCGACCCGCTGAAGAGCCTGCCGCCCGCCTTCAAGACCGTGCCGATGGTCGTGCTGACGAACGCGTATTCGGCGTCGGCGTCGGAGATCGTCGCGGGCGCGCTGCAGGATGCGCATCGCGCGGTCATCATGGGCAAGGCGACGTTCGGCAAGGGCTCGGTGCAGACGGTCCGGCCGATGACGGCGGACACCGCGCTGCGCCTGACGACCGCGTACTACTACACGCCGAGCGGCCGCTCGATCCAGAACAAGGGCATCCTGCCCGACATTCCGGTCGACCAGTTCGCGGACGGCGATCCGGACGACGTGCTCGTCACACGCGAGGTCGACTACACGAACCACCTCGCGAACACGCAGGATCCGAACGAGAAGAAGGAGCTCGAGGACCGCGAGCAGCGCCGGATGGAGCAGTTGCGCATCCTCGAAGAGCAGAACGACAAGAAGACGCCCGAGCAGCGTCAGAAGGATCGCGAACGCAAGCCGATCGAATTCGGCGGCGCCGACGATTTCATGATGCAGCAGGCGCTCAACAAGCTCGAAGGCAAGCCGGTCGAGCAGTCGAAGATGCTCGTCGCCGAAAGCGCGAAGGGCGCGGCCGACAAGGCGGCTGGCGCGTCGGCGCCGAAGGCCGCGTCGAAGGCGGCCGCGAAGCCCGCGTCGGCGGCCAAGCCCGCATCGGCAGCAAAGCCCGCGTCGGCGCCGCAGCCGCAGTAA